The proteins below come from a single Microbacterium sp. SLBN-154 genomic window:
- the tig gene encoding trigger factor — MVTTTVEKLSPTRVKLRIAVSPEELKPSITHAYEHIAQDVQIPGFRKGKVPAPIIDQRVGRTAVLEHAVSEGLDTFYREAVTASEIRVMGRPSADVVEWPDAKDFSGDLLVDVEVDVRPEFDLPDFEGTTIEVDAVEVDESAVDAELDKLRSRFGTLVTVDRPAATGDFVELDLVATIDGNEVDRADGVSYEVGSGELLEGIDEAVDSLTAGEETTFRSTLIGGDNAGQEAEVAVTVKAVKERELPEADDDFAQMASEFDTIAELRDSLRERAGEQSVFTQGSAARDKLIETLLAGAEIPVPQQLIEDEVHNHLEGEGRLEDDVHRAEVTEASEKQFRTQMLLDAVVEKYEVQVSQDELTQYLIQSSAQYGMSPQDFINALQQGNQLPAMVGEVARNKALAVALGKVTVVDTNGKTVDLTGFVALEDEETAEDEVVEEAEEIADAAAEADEVVAAEEAEAAKKPARKSRAKKADAAE; from the coding sequence ATGGTCACCACCACCGTCGAGAAGCTGAGCCCGACTCGCGTGAAGCTCCGTATCGCGGTCAGCCCGGAAGAGCTGAAGCCCAGCATCACCCACGCCTACGAGCACATCGCCCAGGACGTGCAGATCCCCGGCTTCCGCAAGGGGAAGGTGCCCGCACCCATCATCGACCAGCGCGTCGGTCGTACCGCGGTGCTCGAGCACGCCGTCAGCGAAGGGCTCGACACGTTCTATCGCGAGGCTGTCACGGCCAGCGAGATCCGGGTCATGGGCCGCCCGAGCGCCGACGTCGTGGAGTGGCCCGACGCCAAGGACTTCAGCGGCGACCTGCTGGTCGACGTCGAGGTCGACGTCCGGCCCGAGTTCGACCTTCCCGACTTCGAGGGCACGACCATCGAGGTCGACGCCGTCGAGGTCGACGAGTCGGCGGTGGACGCCGAACTCGACAAACTGCGCTCGCGCTTCGGCACCCTGGTGACCGTCGACCGTCCGGCCGCCACGGGTGACTTCGTCGAGCTCGACCTCGTCGCCACGATCGACGGCAACGAGGTCGATCGTGCAGACGGCGTGTCGTACGAGGTCGGTTCGGGCGAGCTGCTCGAAGGCATCGATGAGGCCGTGGACTCGCTGACCGCAGGCGAGGAGACGACCTTCCGCTCCACGCTGATCGGCGGCGACAATGCCGGCCAGGAGGCCGAGGTCGCCGTCACCGTCAAGGCGGTCAAGGAGCGCGAGCTTCCCGAGGCCGATGACGACTTCGCACAGATGGCGTCGGAGTTCGACACGATCGCCGAACTGCGCGACAGCCTTCGCGAGCGTGCCGGCGAGCAGTCGGTCTTCACCCAGGGGTCTGCGGCCCGCGACAAGCTCATCGAGACGCTCCTGGCCGGCGCCGAGATCCCCGTGCCGCAGCAGCTCATCGAGGACGAGGTGCACAACCACCTCGAGGGCGAGGGCCGCCTCGAGGACGACGTCCACCGTGCCGAGGTCACCGAGGCCAGCGAGAAGCAGTTCCGCACCCAGATGCTGCTGGACGCCGTCGTGGAGAAGTACGAGGTGCAGGTCTCGCAGGACGAGCTCACCCAGTACCTCATCCAGTCCTCGGCGCAGTACGGCATGTCCCCGCAGGACTTCATCAATGCACTGCAGCAGGGCAACCAGCTCCCGGCCATGGTCGGCGAGGTCGCCCGCAACAAGGCCCTCGCGGTCGCACTCGGCAAGGTCACCGTCGTCGACACCAACGGCAAGACGGTCGACCTGACCGGCTTCGTCGCGCTCGAGGACGAGGAGACCGCCGAGGACGAGGTTGTCGAGGAGGCCGAGGAGATCGCGGACGCCGCCGCCGAGGCCGATGAGGTCGTCGCCGCCGAGGAGGCCGAGGCCGCCAAGAAGCCCGCTCGCAAGAGCCGCGCGAAGAAGGCGGACGCCGCCGAGTAA
- a CDS encoding ATP-dependent Clp protease proteolytic subunit produces the protein MAEPLVATSVFDRLLKDRIIWLGSEVRDENANEICAKILLLAAEDSEKDIYLYINSPGGSITAGMAIYDTMQFVPNDIVTVGIGMAASMGQLLLTAGTKGKRYITPNARVLLHQPHGGFGGTASDIQTQAQLILDMKKRLAEITAKQTGKTVEQINADGDRDRWFGAEEALEYGFVDHIRESATDVIGGGGTATDS, from the coding sequence ATGGCCGAACCACTTGTCGCGACGAGCGTCTTCGACAGGCTGCTCAAGGACCGCATCATCTGGCTGGGGTCGGAGGTGCGTGACGAGAACGCCAACGAGATCTGCGCCAAGATCCTGCTTCTCGCCGCGGAGGACTCCGAGAAGGACATCTACCTCTACATCAACTCACCCGGCGGCTCGATCACGGCCGGGATGGCGATCTACGACACCATGCAGTTCGTGCCGAACGACATCGTCACCGTCGGCATCGGGATGGCCGCCTCGATGGGGCAGCTGCTGCTCACGGCGGGCACGAAGGGCAAGCGCTACATCACGCCCAATGCCCGTGTTCTGCTCCACCAGCCGCACGGCGGGTTCGGCGGCACCGCGAGCGACATCCAGACGCAGGCGCAGCTCATCCTCGACATGAAGAAGCGCCTCGCCGAGATCACGGCCAAGCAGACGGGCAAGACCGTCGAGCAGATCAATGCCGACGGAGACCGGGATCGATGGTTCGGCGCTGAAGAGGCGCTCGAGTACGGCTTCGTCGACCACATCCGCGAGTCCGCCACCGACGTCATCGGCGGCGGCGGAACCGCCACCGACAGCTGA